CGAGCAAACCTGGGGTGGGAAGAAGAACTTCAATATCCTGAAACGTTTCTATAAAATCTATCTTAATCATTTTCCTAATGCGTCGCACATGCGGGCGGCCCTGATGGAAACCAAGGACTATGACGAGGTATATCGTTACTTCGAAGAGCATCCGGTAGCCGAATTTCTCTAATCCCTTTGATAGTACTGATTTTTATGCTTTGTCTTGATTGACAGAAGACAAGGTAAACCTTTCCTGTGTTTTTGTTGTTCATACAAGTTGAAGTCTCCGGAGAGAAATAAAAGAGAGCAACCGAGGCATGACGATGAGGAGACTTACCCCGTCTGCCGAAGTTCGAATGGCTCTAATTCCCGGAATGTAGCTTAACTAGTCTTTGCAGGAAAACGCCAGATACTGCGTTATTCTCGTTTTTGAATCGGTCATTTACCATTAGTAAACTCCCTGAATTCAAAAACTTCGAAAGCCTTGTCTTTGACATTTTCTTATCAAAGACCTGAAAAATGTGGTTTTCTTGCAGGCACTAACTAAACATTGTTCAAAAACAACTTAAACTTGTTCATGATGGCAGCAAAATCAACCAAAAACATTTCCCGCCGCCGTTTTATCCGTACTTCAGCAACAGCCGCTTTTGGTATTTCCATGATTCCTTATATCAGTCGGGGCAGTCTGGCTGTCGAGAATCCGATGAAGCGGGTATTCGGGCGTACGGGCTTTGAAGTTACCACCCTTGGTTTGGGCGGTCAGGCATCCATTCAGTGGACGCCGTCGGATGTCGATCCGGTCGCTATTATTCTGAAAGCACACAAACTGGGCGTGAATTATTACGATACATCGAATGTATATGGCCCAAGCCAGATGAATTATGGAAAAGCTTTCCGCAAGCTGGATATGGTTCCCGGTTTGCCCGGATACCGGGAAAGGGCTCGCCGGAATATCTTTCTGACGTCCAAAACACACCTTCGTTATGCAAAAGGTGGCGATAACGTGGAAGGTGTCCGGAGTGGTACCAATGGCCCCGATGGTTCAAAAACACTGGATGACGTCCGTCGTTCGCTCTCGCAGATGTTTGGCGATGGAAAAGGCAATTATCCGAAAGGTGCTTACCTCGATATGGTGTTGATTCATAGCTTATCGACCTGGCAGGAATTGGATGCGGTGTATGAAGGCCTCGATAATCCGGACCCGGATGCAGAACGGATTGGAGCTTTAGCCGCTTTACGCGATGTGCGGGATGGTACCAACCTGACGGGGCTGAATCCGAAAGAAGAGCGGTTGATTCGCCACATCGGTTTCTCGGGCCACTACGATGCTGCTTTGATGATGGCCATGATACAGCGGGATAAATACGAACTGCTGGACGGTATGTTGGTGGCCATCAATGCTAACGACAAGCTGAATTTCAACATGCAGAACAATGTGATTCCGGTGGCAGCAGCCAAAAATATGGGAATCATTGCTATGAAAGTTTTTGCGGATGGTGCTATGTATACAAAGCCTGCTACCTGGTCGAACAAACCGGAACATGTGGTTCGGACTGTAGGAAGTGCGTCGCTGCCCAGCACTCCACTGGTTCAGTATTCGCTCACAACTCCCGGCATTCATACAGCCATTATCGGAATCGGTCACATCAGTGAAGAGCACCGCGATTGTCAGTTGACGCAAAATCTGGCTTCTGCCCAGGTCGAGCCAGACAGCTTGTCGGAATCCGACCGGGAAAAGATTGAAAAGATGGCGAATGTGGTGAAAAATGGTGAAACTAACTATTTTCAGATGAATCAAAAACCGCTGTCGGCTCCGCGTGAAGTGGCTCTTGAGCAACGAAATGAAGGGAGTACCCGAAAGGCGGTTTTGACCTGGCAAACGGCCTATGCCGGTGCGTCGCCGCTCGATCGGTATGAAATATGGCGTGATGGCGAAAAAGTGGGACAAATGCCTTACCGTCCGCAAACAACTATGGAACCTTTTGTTTATGAGGACGTAGTAGAAGATAACGCAGCGCATAGTTATATTATGAAGAGCGTTGACAAGCAGGGGGAATCAGCTTCCTCCGAAGCGGTTACCATGCAAGCAGTCTGAAGGAGTTAAGTAGTCATTTTGTTATATTGTGAAAAGCAATTATTTCGTACCCGGAATAATTGCTTTTTTGCTTCATGGTAAATGAAAAAATCGTTTCGGAGACTGGAAAACGATGATTTTCTGTTATTTTCGTTTCCATCTAACCAATCAACTAACAAACCAAACACATGAGAACACGCACATTTTTTTTCCTGCTTCTTTGTTTGATATCTGCGCCGGCTTTCGCCGGAAATGGTCACTGGCAGAGTCTTTTCAATGGTAACGATTTATCCGGTTGGAAACAGATAAACGGTACAGCTCCCTTTGAAATAGTTAACGGGGAAATTATCGGAACCACGATTACCGGCTCACCCAACTCCTTTTTAGCTACGCAAAAGAATTATGGCGACTTTATCCTCGAATACGAAATGAAAATGGATGAAGGCCTGAATTCGGGTGTCCAGATTCGCAGTTTGAGTACGCCGGATTATCAGAATGGCCGCGTACATGGCTACCAGGTAGAGTGTGATGACTCGGATCGGGCATGGTCAGCTGGTATTTATGACGAGGCCCGTCGTGGCTGGCTCTATCCGATGGAGTATAATCCGAAAGGAAAAACCGCTTTCAAAAAGGGAGAATGGAACAAATACCGGGTCGAAGCCATTGGGAACACCATCCGGACCTGGTTAAACGGTGTGCCTTGTGCCAATCTGGTGGATGACATGACTCCGGAAGGTTTTATCGCTTTGCAGGTACATTCCATTGGCGATGATAAGACGCGTGCCGGCAAACAAATTCGCTGGCGGAACATTCGCATCATGACGGATAACCTGGAAGCGGAACGTGAACCCATGCCTGATGTGCGACAGGTGAGCTACCTGAACAATCAGCTCACTGAATGGGAAAAAGCGCATGGCTGGCAATTGCTGTGGGATGGTAAAACCACAGATGGCTGGCGAAGTGCCCGTGGTGAAGATTTTCCTGATAAGGGTTGGTCCATTGCGGATGGAGTTTTGACAGTTAATGCATCGGATGGAAAAGAATCGGCTAATGGCGGCGATATTATTACGAGCCAACGTTATCGGAACTTCGTGCTGGAAGTGGATTTCAAACTTACCGAAGGAGCCAATTCCGGCATCAAGTATTTTGTGCAGACCGGTTTGAATAAAGGGCTGGGGTCATCGATAGGATGTGAATATCAGTTGTTGGACGACCAGCGGCATCCCGACGCTAAGCTGGGAGTTGATGGCAACCGGACACTGGCCTCTTTGTACGATTTGATTCCGGCCAATGCTCAGTGTTTTGATCCGGCCCAGATGGTGAAGCGTTTCAACGGAATTGGTGCCTGGAACCGAGCAAGAATAGAAGTTCACGGTGATACAGTGAAGCATTTCTTAAATGGGGTAAAAGAAGTAGAATATGTCAGGAATAACCAGATGTGGAATGCGCTGGTCGCCTACAGTAAATACAAAAAATACAAGAACTTCGGGAACTTTCAGGATGGGCATATCCTGTTGCAGGACCATGGGAACGAGGTACATTTTCGGAATATAAAGATCAAGCCGTTGTAATCAGTTTTTGTTTTCGGACAGGAGTCTCGGGCCTGCAGGATGTATCAATCCGGGATCGTCTGCCTGTGGATTTTTAATGGTAGGAGCGATGGGGTAGGCATTCATGTGCTCGGCCGGAAAGGGTTGTAACATGGCCATTATTTCGGTTAACGGAGTGGATGGATTGAGTCAGGCTTTCTCTTGTTCATGAAGGAGGATGACCGGCGCCCGATCGCACGGAAGTCTTCGGAGTAATTCATTGGCGGTTGTGGTGATGATGGCGAATGAATGAATCAGTTCACCAGTTATCTCATCCAGCCAGGTGTCATAGATTCCTGCGAAAGCAAAAGGACGAGCCTTCTTCCGGAGATAAACCAGAAATGGTTTGCTTAAACCATGTCCCTTAGTTCCCTGGATATAAGCATCGGCTGGAACGAGGCAACGCTGTTGCTGAATGAGGTATCGGATGGAAGTGTTAGGTGCAGGCAATTCCAGATCTTTTGCGTCAATATGGCTGACGAATAGGTTTTTGTCTTTTGTGGGAAACGGCACAGAGCCCCAAATGTAGTGTAGTAGCGTTTCCGGTTGCTGAGAAATGATGACCGGGGCGTACTTTCCGGGAGCGATGTTGTAGGATGGTGTCCATTGTATATTTTCGGGTACGAAAACCTGAAACCGTTTCCGGATAACGCCTGCCTTTTGCACGAAAATATATCGGTCGCACATGGTTTGGATTTGAGATGATAATATAAGTTACAAAAATTATAAACAGAAGACTATCAGGGAATATGATTCTGGCATTGATTGGAACTTGTTCTGTTTTATGATAATTTTATGAAGCTCATCTCCGGCGATATCATTCCGGAAACAATACTAACAACCGAATTGTAACTAAACCTGATACAATGAAAAAAAATGTTTTTAAATGGATTGGAGCGGCTGCTTTGGTAGCATTGTATGCCTGTGGTGGCTCTACACAGAAAGAGAAGAAACAGGAGAGTGCCTTTACCGGTGCTGCCGGAGAAGTGAAGCTTTTGGTGCTCGATCCCGGCCACTTCCATGCCGGCCTGGTACAAAAGACCATGTACAAGCAAATCTCGCCCGACGTTCATGTGTTTGCACCCGAGGGGAGTGACGTTCAGGCTTACCTGTCTCAGGTGGAAGGCTATAATAACCGGGCTGAAAATCCAACTTCGTGGAATGAGATCGTTTTCACCGGATCGGACTTTCTGCAGAAAATGCTGGCAGAAAAACCGGGAAATGTGGTTGTTCTGGCCGGGAATAATCAGGCAAAAACAGAATACATCAGTCAATCGGTTGGTGCCGGTTTAAATGTGTTGGCCGACAAACCGATGGTCATCTCGCCGCAGAAATTTTCGGAGTTAAAAGCTGCTTTCAAAAAAGCGGAAGAGAAGGGCGTGTTGTTATACGATATCATGACCGAACGGTACGAAGTTACGACGCGACTGCAAAAAGAACTGTCTCGCCTTCCAGATATTTTTGGGGAACTTCAGAAGGGAACTCCTGATGAACCTGCCGTAGTGGAGGAGAGCGTTCATCATTTTTACAAGCGCGTTTCCGGGAAACCGGTGCAACGGCCAGCCTGGTTTTTTGATGTAGAGCAGCAGGGAGAAGGCTTGGTTGATGTGGGAACGCATTTGGTCGATTTGGTACAGTGGACCTGTTTCCCCAATCAGGCATTAAAGTCTGAAGACGTACAGATATTAAAGTCAAGCCATTGGCCGACGCAGCTTACAGCGGATGAATTTGAAAAAGTGA
This Prolixibacter sp. NT017 DNA region includes the following protein-coding sequences:
- a CDS encoding SOS response-associated peptidase, with translation MCDRYIFVQKAGVIRKRFQVFVPENIQWTPSYNIAPGKYAPVIISQQPETLLHYIWGSVPFPTKDKNLFVSHIDAKDLELPAPNTSIRYLIQQQRCLVPADAYIQGTKGHGLSKPFLVYLRKKARPFAFAGIYDTWLDEITGELIHSFAIITTTANELLRRLPCDRAPVILLHEQEKA
- a CDS encoding aldo/keto reductase; the protein is MMAAKSTKNISRRRFIRTSATAAFGISMIPYISRGSLAVENPMKRVFGRTGFEVTTLGLGGQASIQWTPSDVDPVAIILKAHKLGVNYYDTSNVYGPSQMNYGKAFRKLDMVPGLPGYRERARRNIFLTSKTHLRYAKGGDNVEGVRSGTNGPDGSKTLDDVRRSLSQMFGDGKGNYPKGAYLDMVLIHSLSTWQELDAVYEGLDNPDPDAERIGALAALRDVRDGTNLTGLNPKEERLIRHIGFSGHYDAALMMAMIQRDKYELLDGMLVAINANDKLNFNMQNNVIPVAAAKNMGIIAMKVFADGAMYTKPATWSNKPEHVVRTVGSASLPSTPLVQYSLTTPGIHTAIIGIGHISEEHRDCQLTQNLASAQVEPDSLSESDREKIEKMANVVKNGETNYFQMNQKPLSAPREVALEQRNEGSTRKAVLTWQTAYAGASPLDRYEIWRDGEKVGQMPYRPQTTMEPFVYEDVVEDNAAHSYIMKSVDKQGESASSEAVTMQAV
- a CDS encoding DUF1080 domain-containing protein, whose translation is MRTRTFFFLLLCLISAPAFAGNGHWQSLFNGNDLSGWKQINGTAPFEIVNGEIIGTTITGSPNSFLATQKNYGDFILEYEMKMDEGLNSGVQIRSLSTPDYQNGRVHGYQVECDDSDRAWSAGIYDEARRGWLYPMEYNPKGKTAFKKGEWNKYRVEAIGNTIRTWLNGVPCANLVDDMTPEGFIALQVHSIGDDKTRAGKQIRWRNIRIMTDNLEAEREPMPDVRQVSYLNNQLTEWEKAHGWQLLWDGKTTDGWRSARGEDFPDKGWSIADGVLTVNASDGKESANGGDIITSQRYRNFVLEVDFKLTEGANSGIKYFVQTGLNKGLGSSIGCEYQLLDDQRHPDAKLGVDGNRTLASLYDLIPANAQCFDPAQMVKRFNGIGAWNRARIEVHGDTVKHFLNGVKEVEYVRNNQMWNALVAYSKYKKYKNFGNFQDGHILLQDHGNEVHFRNIKIKPL
- a CDS encoding putative oxidoreductase C-terminal domain-containing protein; amino-acid sequence: MKKNVFKWIGAAALVALYACGGSTQKEKKQESAFTGAAGEVKLLVLDPGHFHAGLVQKTMYKQISPDVHVFAPEGSDVQAYLSQVEGYNNRAENPTSWNEIVFTGSDFLQKMLAEKPGNVVVLAGNNQAKTEYISQSVGAGLNVLADKPMVISPQKFSELKAAFKKAEEKGVLLYDIMTERYEVTTRLQKELSRLPDIFGELQKGTPDEPAVVEESVHHFYKRVSGKPVQRPAWFFDVEQQGEGLVDVGTHLVDLVQWTCFPNQALKSEDVQILKSSHWPTQLTADEFEKVTGMPDFPSYLEKYMVENQLEVMANGEMTYQLKDVNVRVKVEWNYEAPEGGGDTHYSFMRGKLCDLVIRQGEEENYQPTLYVEAHADVDLGTFAGNLEKAVIQDMPITGLSLEKTGDRSWKVVIPDQYRVGHEAHFAQVTEKYLQYLLKGKLPSWEVPNMITKYYTTTEGLKMARKIE